One Deinococcus sp. Leaf326 genomic window, TCCGAGAGGACGTAGGGTCCTTCAAAGCCCTGGAGGCAGGTGTACAGCTCTTCCAACAGCAGGCGCGCCTGCTGCTCATCCTGGGGGTAGATGGTCATGAACTTCCCGCTCGAACCGCGGGCACAGCCCTTGCCGAGGAGAAGAGAGAGGACAAAGGGATCACTGGCAAATTTGAAGGGTACGCGGGCGGCGCAGCAGATCTCCGCCACCTTGCTCAGGATGGACGGCGCGTTTTTCTGTGTAGCGGAGACGTGGATTTTCCAGCCCTGCATGGGGACCTCTCCACCTAGAGGCTGCACGTGGGTCCAGAACGCTTCCCGCAGAATTCGGCTCGTCAGAGGGATTTGCGCCTCGATAATTTTGAAGAAGGCGTCGCCGGGCTGATACCGCTCGAAGGGTTCGTAGAAGTCCGAACGCAGGTGAAGATGCTTGACGACCTGCTGCATGTTGAAACGGGGTGGAACGAGGTTTGCTCCGCTGGTCATAAAAACCTCCTGATGCCATTTAGAGTTCTTGTGTTGTGGGAAGAAAAAGGGGCGCTTTGGCGCCCCTGGGTTGTGTCATCGCTCGGCGTCGACCGTCGTCCGAATTGGGACGTAGGTATGGACGTAAGTAAGTGCAGTCGGCTGATTGCTTTTGAACGCGGGTACTGAGTCAATCCAGCTGGACATGGCTTCCACAGTGGTTGCTGATGGTGCTCCAGTCGGCGGGAGCGGGATTGGAAGCCTGCAGGGTCTGGAGCTGAAGAACTCGTTTCATGGGTCACGTCCTTGAAAAATAGAGGGCTGAGCTGCTGCTGAAGAAGTTGCGTCTCAGGACAGCTGAACGCTGCTGCAGTAGTTGCTGACGGTGCTCCAGTCGGCGGGAGTGGGGTTGGAAGCCTGCAGGGTCTGGAGCTGGAGAACTCGGTTCATGGGTCACATCCTTGAAGAGGAGAAGGCGGAGGGAGTGGAGTGC contains:
- a CDS encoding class III lanthipeptide — translated: MNRVLQLQTLQASNPTPADWSTVSNYCSSVQLS